GCAGGAAAAGCTTTTCTGGCCGAAATACCCGATGACGAGCTGAATAAGTACTTATCGAACAAAAAACTTGAACCATATACGGAGCATACAATCACAGACGAACTGGATCTTCGATCGGAACTCGAACAAATACAAACAACAGGGGTCGCATTTGACGATCGGGAACGCTATGACGACATCCGATGCGTAGCAGCACCGATAAAGCTCAGCGACGGTACCCTTCTTGGCACATTCAGCGTCTCTGCTCCGACCGAAAGAATGTCAGAGCACCGGTTCCGAACTGAAATACCAAATAAAATACAAAATGCCGTTACTGTGGTTGAAATTAATACGACGTATTCCGAGTGGATGCAACAAGAGTGACCGGGATCAACCTAGTCTCATGTGAGGCGATCGGGCTCTGAATAGACGAGCAAGCCATTTTGCCCCTCAGACGGTACTACTTGAAGAAGTTATCAACCTATATCACATCTGTACACCTGTTTTTTAGAATCTGAAGCGCTGTGTCTGTTCTACTATCAAAAAGGTGGTAATGCCTCATCCCAACTGGGATAACAGGTGTACGTATGTCACGGGATGTTCGAGTATCCGATGGCTGGAATGGTTTGTTTCATATTGTTAAAAATCGTCCTCCTCGATTTATTCGTCCTTCCTGCTTTGGGGGGTATCCGGGCAATAGGATCAGAGAAAGGGTCAAATCGAGTGGAGGCGTTTAATTATTTGAAATAATTGTGGTGTCGATTACAAACGCCGTCGGTGGCTGTTTCGATCACAGACCATCAAAGTTGAGGACCCGGTGAGCAACCGTTGGCTGATTTGTTACGAGAGTAGTGACAACCGGTACGTGGATACAGACTGGCGAAATATTTGATTAAGTGGTACTGTAATCCCAGAATCGGTTGCTAATCAGTTGGTCCGTTAGTTACGCCAATTCTCTCCATGGAATCGGCTAGGTGGTCGCAGGCGCCTCAATCTGAGATACTTGGTGTCTGTTCGTGAATCATAGAGGGTACCGACACAGCCCGTTGATGTGGGTCCCTTGTGTCACTTTCAGTCTCTTCCGGATGTGGATACTCCGTTGAAGTCCTCCTGGAAAGCCCGATAGCCGGCCGGTCCGCGTTCGGCGACCTCGCGGAGGGCATCCCGGTATGGGCCTTGTCGGCTCTCAACAAGTGTCGCTAAGCGGGATTCAAGACGGGAAACGACTTCAGGGTTCTCCTCGGCCAGGTTTGTCTGTTCCCACGGGTCCGTCTCCATATCGTAGAGTTGCAGCTCTGGAATGGCGTCGTCCCACATCCCAGCGTGATATGTTCTGATGAGCTTCCACTGGTCGGTACGGAGCGCTCGCTGGGCGGTATACAGACCGTGATCCACGAATACCGCGTCCCGCCAGTCCACGTCACCTGACTCGATGACGGGACAAAGTGAACGACCCTGCCACCGTGCTGGGGCCTCGAGACCCGCGAACTCTGCCACCGTGGGTGCCATATCAACGTTCGTCACGAGTTGCGATCGGTGGCCGGTCTCAGCAGCTGCGTCTGCGGGTGGCTTGACCAGCAGAGGAACGCGCTGTGTTCCATCGTGAGTGCTCCAATGCTCTCGATACAGACCGTGTTCTCCGAATTCCTCGCCGTGGTCGCCGGTGACGATGATGAGCGTCTCTTCGTACAGTCCTCTCTGCTTGAGACGCTCGAAGAGTCTGCCGAGATGTCGATCTGCATAGTGTATCTCGGCGTCGTAGTTCGCAATCATTCGCCGGAGGTCCGCCCGGTTCTCGATCTCCATATGCGTCGCAGAGCGCCACGCGTCCCATGTCTGGTGGTTAGCTATCTGCTCAACCGTCGGGTACGGTGGTGCCGGTCCATCCGCGAACTCCGCGACCTCGTCGTCGGACCGCCGATACGGCCCGTGTGGATCCCACAGCTGGACGTACATAAACAGGTCGTCGTCATACTCCGATAGCGCGTCGATTGCTGTGTCGACGACTGATTCAGCCCGCGGGGTCTGGAAGGACTCTCGATTTCCGACCGGCTCCTGTATCTGATAAATCTCGTGCCAGGTGTCGTTGAACCACGGGGCCGGGTGTCGGGGAAACGACGTGACGGCCACGGTCGGGACCCGTTCTTCATAGAACAGCCGGGGAAGACTCCACCATTCACGGCCTGGGACGTGGTCACTCCAGGTTCCGGCCCACTCGACCTCGTTCGCGGGATGGTTGAGGAGCTGGGACTGGGGGCCGTGTGTCTCGATCCCGTTTCGGAGGCCATAGCGGCCCGTGAGGAGCGCCGCCCGGGAGGGGAGACATGGCGAGTTGG
This DNA window, taken from Haloarcula ordinaria, encodes the following:
- a CDS encoding sulfatase — protein: MRTLYIDIDSLRADHVGAYGYDAETTPNLDSFAQDAVAFDRAYVANSPCLPSRAALLTGRYGLRNGIETHGPQSQLLNHPANEVEWAGTWSDHVPGREWWSLPRLFYEERVPTVAVTSFPRHPAPWFNDTWHEIYQIQEPVGNRESFQTPRAESVVDTAIDALSEYDDDLFMYVQLWDPHGPYRRSDDEVAEFADGPAPPYPTVEQIANHQTWDAWRSATHMEIENRADLRRMIANYDAEIHYADRHLGRLFERLKQRGLYEETLIIVTGDHGEEFGEHGLYREHWSTHDGTQRVPLLVKPPADAAAETGHRSQLVTNVDMAPTVAEFAGLEAPARWQGRSLCPVIESGDVDWRDAVFVDHGLYTAQRALRTDQWKLIRTYHAGMWDDAIPELQLYDMETDPWEQTNLAEENPEVVSRLESRLATLVESRQGPYRDALREVAERGPAGYRAFQEDFNGVSTSGRD